The genomic DNA ATGCAGCCGCCGCTGAGAAACTGCTCGAGTCTCTTGGGTTCTCGAGATTCGCTGTCGTCAGAAAGAGGAGAGCAAAGTACAGGCTTGGCGATGCTATCGTAGCGCTGGACGATGTCGATGGACTTGGGAGATTTGTTGAAGTGGAAATATCAGCGGATCACGTCAACCCCAGAGACAGGGCGCGTGTGCTCGAGATGATCTCCAGTGTTGGCATGGGCAAGCCGATCAGACTGTCGTACCTGGAGCTTCTTGAGATCGCGCGGTCGAGCACCCCCATCACCGCATCTGGCAGCGCTGATGAAAAGAGCACTCCTGCGAGGTCGGAGCCCTGACTCAGTGATGTGTATTCGGCTTGTGTGATTGCATCAGTGATTTCAGAGCATGAGATTTTGCGGATGGCATTATGATCGCATGATGGTTCCCGGCAGTCCATCCATTGATATCGCGATCTTTTCCTGAGCGATCGCAAATTTAATACTCCACCTCTCCCCTTCAGACCACCATGTTCAAGATCGGTTTTATCAAGCTCGGAAATATCGCGTCCTCGCTTGTTGTTGATCTCGCGCTGGATGAGATTGCAGAGAGGACCGAGATAGAGTCAAAGGTTGTATCTCACGGCCCGAAGATGTCCAGGGGCGAGGGTGAGCGGCTGGCCGAGGAGATGCGCGCCTGGGGTCCGCAGATGGTTGTTGTTGTGAGCCCGAACGCTGCCACTCCAGGGCCGACAGCTGCAAGAAGCATGCTGAAGGGGATCCCGCTTATCGTCATATCCGACGGGCCCACGAAGAAGGAGGCAAGGGATGCGATGGAGACAGAGGGCTTCGGTTACATCATCCTGCCGATGGACCCGCTCATAGGGGCGAAGCGCGAGTTCCTGGATCCGGCTGAGATGGCGATATTCAATGCAGACGCGCTCAAAGTGCTGAGCATATGCGGCGCTGTCAGGCTCGTGCAGGAGGAGATCGACAGGGCGATCGCATCTGTGGCCGCTGGATCCCCGCAGCTTCCGCACATACTCGCCACGCCTGAGCTATGCGCAGAGCGCATGGATTTCGCGAATCCATATGCGAGAGCGAAGGCGATCGCCGCGCTCTACATGGCCCAGACTGCCGCATCCATCGACGCGCAGGCATGCTTCAGGCTCAAGGAGCTCGAGGCGATCGCCCTCGCGGCAGCCGCAGGGCATGAGGTCATTCGAGCAGCTGCCAGGCTCGCAGACGAGGCGAGGGAGCTGGAGAAGTCTGGGGACACTGTATCGAGAAAGCCGCATGCGCGGTCGGGCGATCTGCTAGTGAAGAGAAAGCTCCTGGAGAAGCCGGCGAGGATCTGAAGGTCCTCCTCAGGCTTTCGCAGTCTTTTTTCCAAAAGCAGCAACATAAAGGCGACAGCACCTATGCCTAACTGCGAAGGCACCGTCGCCCAGCCAGATCGGTTGACAGTTCAGTTGATATTCAACCCTGCTTAATGCATACTGGCGAGGGCATTTTCTTCCCAGCGAATCGGCTATGCTCTGCCTGATACCGTGTTCGGCGCGCCCATCGTGCCCATCATGTATCCCCAGTCGCCTGCTGTGTCTCTGTCGCGCCCATCTGGGTACCTCCCCCATGTCATATCGTTCGCGAGCGTGTCTGTTCTGAGAGGAGATTCATCCACGATATTCCCGGCACCATCGATGAGCTGGACCACGCCGCTGTTGTTGTGCATCCACTCCTTGCTGCCCATGGCGACGTAGAAGCCATGCGGCTCGATCAGAACGCCATCTGGTATGTGGATCTCTCCAATCCAGCTCTCATCTATGATCCTTACGCACCATCCCCCGATCATAACGCTCTCATTCCCGGAGTTGTAGAGCTCAACCCAATCGCTCGACCCCTCCGGCGGGCCTAACTCCACCTCGTTCAGAACCACATCTGCTGCGCTGCAGCATGACAGAATCAATACCAAGAGGATGACAGCTCTCATGAGCGCATCTGCTCGGCCATGCTTATTATAGGTACTCCTGGAGATGCAGCAGAATCGCAGGTTCATGCGATGGGCATGGCCATCAGCTCCAGCGACCAGGTGATGTGCTGAACTTTTCT from Methanothrix thermoacetophila PT includes the following:
- the cyaB gene encoding class IV adenylate cyclase → MIEVEAKARALEDAEERILRMGGVLEGVESHTDIYFRSPVRDFASTDEALRIRIKDDGVHLTYKGPKLDSETKTRLELSIRVDDAAAAEKLLESLGFSRFAVVRKRRAKYRLGDAIVALDDVDGLGRFVEVEISADHVNPRDRARVLEMISSVGMGKPIRLSYLELLEIARSSTPITASGSADEKSTPARSEP
- a CDS encoding F420-dependent methylenetetrahydromethanopterin dehydrogenase; translated protein: MFKIGFIKLGNIASSLVVDLALDEIAERTEIESKVVSHGPKMSRGEGERLAEEMRAWGPQMVVVVSPNAATPGPTAARSMLKGIPLIVISDGPTKKEARDAMETEGFGYIILPMDPLIGAKREFLDPAEMAIFNADALKVLSICGAVRLVQEEIDRAIASVAAGSPQLPHILATPELCAERMDFANPYARAKAIAALYMAQTAASIDAQACFRLKELEAIALAAAAGHEVIRAAARLADEARELEKSGDTVSRKPHARSGDLLVKRKLLEKPARI
- a CDS encoding lamin tail domain-containing protein, giving the protein MRAVILLVLILSCCSAADVVLNEVELGPPEGSSDWVELYNSGNESVMIGGWCVRIIDESWIGEIHIPDGVLIEPHGFYVAMGSKEWMHNNSGVVQLIDGAGNIVDESPLRTDTLANDMTWGRYPDGRDRDTAGDWGYMMGTMGAPNTVSGRA